CAAACTGCCCAGACAATAACTCAAAGCTTCATTTCCAGTTTTAGTGTGACTCCATTCAGTGAGATTAGATTCTCCATAAAAACCATCAGTATCATTTTCACCGCTCAGCAGTTTATCATGTAGGAAAAGGTAAGTTAGCATTTCACTGATCCTACCACAATGTTAGCCAACGACAGAAGCCACATTATGACGTCCAATAGTTCAAAAATCAACCGTCATTTTTCTAATTTGATGAATATGGAGTCATTTAAATTTCCCCTTCCACCTTTAAACTCTGATTATTGGAACATCTGAGGAAAACGCTGTGTAAGTGAAGATTTGgttctcagctctgaagtcatAGTTGATATTTTCTACACTTTGATTGGACAACGATCCcagaagaagaacagacagTCGGCTTGTCGTCTCTTAGTGAGGGATTCCAACTAAAACGTGGGGAGGACCCGtcctctggggaccatgaaCGTGGACGCtggtttggaaaagaaaaaatgacagTCAACATCTCCAGGAGAAAAAACCAGATTCACCGAAAAACACCTGAGTGaatctgacagctgctgctttcaccCTCTGTCCTGTTtatttccctgtgtgtgtctgtgtgtgtgcgtctgtgtgtgtctctgtgtgtctgcgtgcgtTATCGGTAGCTCTTATCTACAGTCTGCTCCCCAGCTGGTCTACACCTGTCAGAGCCACcaggaggcgggggggggtcagagactgatggcctttgtgtgtttgtgtagttattgaaagtgtgtgttacagaaagagggagagattgctggtgtgtgtgtgtgtgtgtgtgtgagagataaaaGTGTTGACACTAAATGTTTCGATCCAGCTGCGAAAATCAACAATTTTACGTccaaaaatcaaacagaacaATCTCTGACTGTCTTcataacaaacaacaacaacaacaaaaaggaacgaaaataaagatttgtttAGTTGAAGTTAAGGACGAATAAACGAGTTCAGAGAAACAACAACTCATAACTGAATTCACTAAAACATCAAAACCAGCAAATAACAGGAAACGACATCGACGGCTGCATCATAAAAAGGaaggaagtgaaaaacaaaccgTCTATAAACCTGGGATGATTGaactctatgggaaaatggtATTTTCCACTTGACTACAGATGTCTCATCCAATCAGGATCCAGCAGGTcagaccccgcccctcaccgctcaaacaagatggccgacggATGTTACGAAAACATCAACTGGGACGGCAAACTTTAACATCCGCTGCTTCATGACAACAATGACTGATTCAGTTAAAACTGCATTTGAATTATTTGACATTCATTTTAACGTTTAAATCACAAATGAGAGGATGTGGAATGTTGTAGCTGGAGTTAATGAATAAATGGTGAGATCTGGGAACATAACAAAAGTAAAAAGCCATTTAATGATTCAGAAGGCTCTTTAAAGACATCTGTCCTTCTTGAGAAGCCATTAAAAGGTTCATTTACTCTGCTTTGGAGGATGAAATGGATTAACTGGAACATTTAATAATCACTCAAATGCAAATTTATGAAGTAGTTTCCTGTTTAAATCAGCTGATTTGATTTCCCTGTTAGGTCGTGCAGTATCATGGGATTAAAACACGGTTCATTTTAGAGCCTCAATGTGGATCAGCGGGTAGATCCCGTACCGCAGAGGCTCGAGTCCGGTTCGTGGCCTCAGCTAAGAAAAGTCACTGCAGATTTATCTTTTAACTGTTTTAGGTTGTTAAAACAGccaaagaggcaaaaaaagagagatgaaaaaaacaaacaaacagtttctcagtttggtttttatttatttgtttattttggacaTTTAGCAAAATACTGCAGAAACATCCAAAGCAGTATAAGAGCTAACGGTGACAAAggaagcaaaaaggaaaattaaatataaatagtCATGATTGCATTCAGTCATTATTCAAGAGCGGCTGATAAAACTCATTGATTGCTATAATGTCACTTGAACACACCGTCCTTACACTTTTCCCCCcaatacacataaaaaaataataaaacaatttggCTACGTGgtgaaaaaacacagcaatggaTCACAGATTTGACAACACAGAGCAATAATTTAcacaaataatttaataaatacataaataaatagaaaaacaaatgagtcaGATATACTGTATAGTGGTAATACAGAAGGCTCCGTAGAAAATGACCATCACATACGCAGCCAGTGATAAATaagtgataaaaaaacaaaaacaatcagatcAGTTGATATTAAGGCAGTTTTACAGCAGGAGTTTCTAATCCAAAGGCATTACCGGCTACACTATTCTTACTCTGTTTGTTTTAGGCAACAGCTACTGATCCACGGATCCACAAGCTATGTTAAAGCTAATCAGAGTGATGATAAGGTCTGCTCAGGCCTGTGAATTTTGGGTTTTAAACGGCTACAGGTCGTCCCCTCTTAGGTCTAGAAGCTAATAGCACTTGTGCAGAGATgctagaaaaataaatcaacagtCTAACGCTTTTTAAGTGTTTGAAACGTGACGTCAAAGATCCTTTTGAAGGGTTTTAAGGAGTGGGATTTATAGGCCAGGGggttcaaacacacacccagaacCTGCTGAAGTGTTCTTTGAGCAAGGCACTGAACTCCTGCCTGCTGCAGGTGAGcggctgacctctgaccttttaaAAACGGGTGCATGTGAGTCTTCATTGTTAtgttttgtgacattttcttgAGTTACACAAACCTTTTGTTCCACACGCTCCAACAGGGAGGTAAAATGAAGCGAAGctttgtggattttatttttcaatttcaacagAATAGATCGGCTCCCTGTTGGAGCTGAAAAGGTTTTTTGTTCTCTTGCAGGGTAACCCAAAGTCCAGAAACCAGGCTTGTCTGCAGTCCCGGATCAGCAGGCGGGGCGCAGCGGCATCTGCAGCAGGATGACCTGCCGGTTCTCGGACGGGTGGCATTTGTTGATGTGCCTGGTGAGTCCCGGGGAGCTGTAGAAGACGGCGGGGCAGTATTTGCAGGAGTAGACCTGTGAGGAGTGCAGCAGGCGGACGTGCCGCTCCTGGCTGCCTCTGCTGGTAAAGTTCTCCCCGCAGACCGGACACAGGTGGCAGGAGGACGAGCTCAGGTTGAGCGGGGCCGCGCTCTGCTCGCACGCCGGCGCGTCCTCGTCCTCCGCCGGCTTGGTGGAGTCGTGCTGCGCCGCCAGGTGTTTCCGCAGGTAGGCCTGGCGCTTAAACTTTTTCCCACAGTGACTGCAGTCGTACAGCCCCTCCTCCGAGCCGGACTCGGACGGTCCGGGACTGGGTGTGTCCCTGTCACTAGAATCCTTGGCTTCATCCGGAGCCGGTTTCCCGGAGGCGGCCACCTTGTCGGTGTCCGCGCTTTGCGCCCCGGAGGCTCCGCTCTGGGGCTTCGGTTTGTGCCACCGCCGGTGGGAGGCCAGGTTGGCCGGGCAGCTGAACACCTTGTCGCACTCGGGACACCTGTACTCGACCCGGACTATCCTGGAGCACTTGTGCTGAGCCAGAGCGAACGGGTCCGCGTACGCCTCCCGGCACAGCTGGCAGACGAACTCCCCCAGCGGGTTGTTGTCTCCCCGGGCCGGCTGCGGTCTGGGAGGCTTCTGGTCCGCCGGAGCCTCTTTAATCTTCAGCCCGAGGACCGGAGATGTGGTGACATCATCCTCAAAGTGCAGTTTCCGGATGGCTTTGGTTTTCTTGGATGGTGGTTTTCCTTTGCGCTCCGGGTCTCCGGACGGCCGCTTGGCCCCGGCCCCGGCCCCGGCCCCGGCCCCGGGGTGCGCCCCGGCGGATGCCGCGCTGGTGTCGGTGCGGCTGCTGTTGCTGGAGCCGATCTTCAGGTCCACCGGGGCGAAGAGGTGGTCCAGCGCGGTGAGCCCCGCCGCTGTGGGGAAGGACTCCGCGGAGACCGGCGACCCGAGGTTGAAGTGCCTCTCCAGGTAGGAGCGGTCGTGGTCCTGGCTGACGGGCCGGGTGGGGCTGTAGAGCGCCTGGTACACCGCCTCCGGGTTCCCGAACTGAACCGGCTTGGCGTCTTGCTCCGGGGCCGCAGCCGCCTCCCCGCAGCTGGGCGTCGGCGTCTGTGCGCGCACCGGGTCGGAGGAGCTCGGCGGCGGGGCGTCAGCCGCCGGCTGCTCCGGTTCCTCGTCGTCAGACCGGACCCGGTAGGACACCGGGTTGGTCTTCTTGTTCCTTTTCACCAAAAATCCTCTCGGCATGTCGGCGCTCTGCGCGGAGCTGAAGGCACTTTGGTAAAGAAATCCACTCTCAGCCTCTGGCGGACACAAACATCTGATGCCCCTCTCCGTGTTTGTCTCCTCCCGAGCAGCTTCACAACATAGCTGCACTCTTTTTAAGGCGACATGATGACATTGTTCCCGTGCCCCCTTGTTGCCTCATCCCTGACCAATCAGAAGGAGCCCTGGTCCCCTGTGGATTTGGGGAGTGGGTGTGGGAGGATGgagaggctgctggaggaggaggaggaggaggaggaggaaggggggtgcAGATTGCAAAGCAGATGTACCTGAGGGTTttattgtacacacacacacacaca
This genomic interval from Echeneis naucrates chromosome 24, fEcheNa1.1, whole genome shotgun sequence contains the following:
- the insm1a gene encoding insulinoma-associated protein 1a; protein product: MPRGFLVKRNKKTNPVSYRVRSDDEEPEQPAADAPPPSSSDPVRAQTPTPSCGEAAAAPEQDAKPVQFGNPEAVYQALYSPTRPVSQDHDRSYLERHFNLGSPVSAESFPTAAGLTALDHLFAPVDLKIGSSNSSRTDTSAASAGAHPGAGAGAGAGAKRPSGDPERKGKPPSKKTKAIRKLHFEDDVTTSPVLGLKIKEAPADQKPPRPQPARGDNNPLGEFVCQLCREAYADPFALAQHKCSRIVRVEYRCPECDKVFSCPANLASHRRWHKPKPQSGASGAQSADTDKVAASGKPAPDEAKDSSDRDTPSPGPSESGSEEGLYDCSHCGKKFKRQAYLRKHLAAQHDSTKPAEDEDAPACEQSAAPLNLSSSSCHLCPVCGENFTSRGSQERHVRLLHSSQVYSCKYCPAVFYSSPGLTRHINKCHPSENRQVILLQMPLRPAC